One Gemmatimonadota bacterium genomic region harbors:
- a CDS encoding type II toxin-antitoxin system RelE/ParE family toxin, producing the protein MILSFKDRGYRGHLRWHRLQGCPEDVGVRTSRACLQNPRPTERGRVSGLPVLPGLRLEKLKGNRTGLHSIRINDQYRVCFRWTEMGPEDVKIVDYRLSCSE; encoded by the coding sequence TTGATCCTATCGTTCAAGGACCGAGGGTACCGAGGACATCTTCGATGGCACCGACTCCAAGGCTGCCCGGAAGACGTTGGCGTCCGCACTTCACGCGCGTGCCTCCAGAACCCTCGACCAACTGAACGCGGCCGTGTCTCTGGTCTCCCTGTCCTTCCCGGCCTCAGGCTCGAGAAGCTCAAGGGCAACCGCACCGGGCTTCACTCCATCCGAATCAACGATCAATACCGGGTCTGCTTCCGATGGACCGAGATGGGACCCGAAGACGTAAAGATCGTGGACTATCGATTGAGCTGCTCTGAATGA